GCTCTTGGCAACAGCCATACCAAGTTCTATCTCCCCGAACAGCGCCCAAAATACCAATCAGAATGCCAGCACACAATTCAATGAACTACCGGATTTTGTTTCAGTATCTCAAAACACCACCAAACCTCTTATTGATGCTTAAGTAAAAAACTTTGATGTTTTTCCTCTCAAATTACAAAACCCGCAATAGAGGCCAAAATCCTAGCAGAACCCTTCTTATGACTAGTTCTTAGAAGGAGATAGTGACCTTTACCGTTGATAATGGGATGCTATGTATTTGGAATTTGCGTAACTAGAAGTCTAGAGCATAAACCACCTTAATAAAGGCAAGACCTTAACGTCTCAGCTAGTAACTTCTTCCGATCTCACCTTGATCAGCTAGATCTGAacagacataaaaaataaaaaaaaatcagacccAAGGTGTCAACTTTtctataattcataaaaaacacAGCACTAAAAGAAAACCCACTTGAGCAAACTCTCTCATTTATCACACATTTcgttcattaaaaaaagttcCAAACTTTAGCTCAGCATACTAAAACCCTAGAATAACCCATCAGCTAAcccaccccccaaaaaaaaaaaaaaaaaaacataaacaagatcaaaatttaaaaccaagCCATTATTTTTTACCTCAAAACAAGACAACCCAGAATTAGATCCTAAAAAGATCCCATCAACAACACCATTTACTCGTGTTAAAACAAAAGAGGTACATaaaagagagggagggagggagatagAGGAGAtgagtagagagagagaaattgagACCGTTGGAGCAGGGGATTTTTGAGCTCTTCAAGACAAGAGAGaacctcctctctctctctctctctctctctcgctctgcCGTGTGACTGTCTGTCTTGTTCCCTTTGTGGGGGCTCTCTTAAGTTTTTGtgcctctctttttatttatttattttgaagttgAAAGTAGAAAGATTTGCTTTCCTTCCTCCTGTGGTTTCCTCGGACTTCATGACAGGCTTTAGCTTTGTTCAATTAATAAGTACAGCTAGCTGCCTagccattattttttcaaacgaCGGATCGTCTGGATCATATACTGCTATCTATGATATTGTCCAACGACAGGCTGTCTAGATTTTAAGAAAACCACCAGTTTACCAAATAGGAGTGAGCcctcttaagaaaaaaagaatgggtaataaaatttttaaaattggtaaattttatttatatgctgattcatttataattttttcaaattaatgggTTTGTAATTTCTTAAGAACTTAATTTACATATTCGGAACATTTCTCGAACCAActtttaaagggtttttttttttttagtaaaaacatTAATGAAGTCATGGGTACAAATTTTGGGTGAGTTAtcttaaattataattggagTAAAATGTAATTTAcagaattaaaaatttatttttagtataaaaaaaatatgaaaaaaaattggataatttaaagaattttctCAAACAActtttttgtataaattatgCCAATATTCATTCTGATTACCACCAATTAGATGTTTTAAGATACTGTTTGGGAATATGGTtatagttgctttttaaaatgcttttcgtgttaaaatacattaaaatagtatattttttttatatttttttaaaattagtgcattaaaaaaattcaaaaaaaattattttttttatagaacacGGTTTATACCGCATTTCTAAACAATCTTTTATTAGAGAGAAAGATACAGCATGGGTTTGCATTGTGATAATTCCTGTCTTTTTTACTTGcttttcatcataaaaatattaaattgatatatttaaaaaaaaataatgattttgatatattgatattaaaataaaaaaaaaaaatatatttatatatatatatattatttaaaatgcattttaaaaaaaatcatacacaGACATTATCTGCAACACACATAATAATCAAACATAGCCGACTCATAACCCAGTCCAAAACTTGAATAACGAGTTGAATGGGTTAATAGGTCAATTTAAGAAaagttgttttgaaaaataaaagcttgCTTTTGTATAACAAAGAAACGACAAGTCTTTGTCCAGATCCCTCTGTTTTGaataacaaagaagaaaaaattgtgTTGTGCTGTACCAATTCCAttgcttgttttttaaatttgaatttcaaatttaacatcgtataaatttattattttcaatgcatataaaaaatattaaattgatggctcatgatattcttttttctcaacttaaaaaaagatgtcaagACAATACTATTGTTTttaaacaaacatgaaaaatcaaagaCTCGGATTATTAACTTAACTTGGCTTGATAGATGCATTTAATCtaacaaatattaataataaaagacacgataataaataaatcaaactaaaaaaaaatatgcaacgaccaattaaaaaataaatgattgtcaatattataaaaatatattctccTGGTATtcgataacaaaaaaatcaaaactcagtTCTTAGCAAATCAAATGTCTaatgatgagattaaaaaaatcaaataaaaaaattacttgagtcCACCCTAGTTGCCCTGCAAAATACATGATCTTGTTGTGAGATttaaataactttatagaaagcaaaatgattaaaataataaagttcaaatctcaaataatccaatattgaaagcgaaattaaaaaaaaacatttagtgtagaaaaaaaacttaaatcaactCAGGTTAATCCGCTAGGCTCATAGTCCAAAATACGatcatgataattattttaaaaggaatgtgaaaaaaaaataatgaggccCAACCCCTAGCCAACCTTACGATggataatgaaattttttttaaaaaaaatcaatttaaaaaaaaaacatagaaaaaaaaatgaagtcgaTTGTAGTTAATTTTCATATCCCGTGAGTTGGGTCATAAGGCCAAGACTAAtttcacaaaaaacaaacataaaaaaaatcacaaaaaagaaATCCTTTATTAGTCCAAATACCAGaaaataagattgaaaaaaaaaatcaatcaagaatgattaaaaacaaaataaatcgcaatcaaaataataagaaccaaactttaaataaaaaatattgatggataaaatcaaaaaaaataattaatcaagaaaatgataaaaagtaaataaataaaaattaaaaataataatgatcaaatctaatatgaaaataaaactaaaaaaaggttagaaaataaaattaaaaaaacaaaattaataaaaaaatatttaaaacaaaataaatagcatttaaaaaaataaacaaataaagatcACTTTTATATTCCGGCAAGTCCATGTTATTTTCAAGGaagggattgaaaaaaaaaacccggagCCAAACGGTGGCGCCTCCACCAACATGTATTGGATTGCTACGAAGATTGAGGCACAATACTTCAAAAGTTGTCATGGAAgccattgttttgtttttgaaaaccgTTGCATGAGCTATTAAAAGAGCACGAATGCCACACACATATTGGCAAGCGTGTTACATGCGCCAGCCTATTTTTCCAACCTATTTACCTAGTCCCCACACTTgtattagttttaattttagttcttcaaaactttattgttttaaatgaacaaattttttattttactttgcaaAACTGAGCATTAATTGAGCaccaatcacttttttttatatagtgcaAAATCTCCTTATAGAAagaactaaaacaaaatatcaagtcaagttctaaaaaatcaaattgaaaaaacaaaaactcaagagaaaaaaaaaaaagaaaaggaaaatgaactCCTCATTGATTATGCAAATCATTCCCTAAACTTGGCATAAAAAGGGGTTGAACATTTCCCTAACATTTAAATTTAGTCCATGAAACTCTAATTATTCTAAatcaaatgaattaaattttatttccccCTAAACTTGGCATAAAAAAGAGGTTGAACATTTCCTAAACCTTTAAATTCAGTTCACAAAGCTCtaattattctaaattaaataaattaaattttatcttataaaattaagaattaaccGATGAATATAACATTTTCTCAAGACCCCTATAAGCACATATGCAAATAAATCAacgtaaatttttttaaaaagcacattTTTTGCTGTCTATAGTGTTACGTGTCAGAACTACAGTTTTTTCActtgaatttcaatttttttttgcaaatttttatttttaataatgatataaagaatatatttttaaaatcgctcggattaaaaaatcaattaatatagGAAGATATATTTTACAGTCAGATATATGAAAAAGGATAtgcaattttattaatttgatcccaaaatattttgtcagggGTCACATTCAAACAAAAAAGGTAACACTGGAAATCATTTAACAAATAGGGGTAGCATCGGatctttgataaaattatagggatgaatatgaagtttaccctaataaaattgtaaaccCTGTTCTTGTGTTGTGTCTGGCTAAAACCCTCCCCTTTCGATCCAGCTTCTTCTttgaatccaaaaacaaaaccaaaagaaatcAATCAAATCGAATCCATAAAATTTGTACCTCGTAATCCCAAATGAGAGGAACTACAATCGGAAGACGAATCTATAACCCCTGCAATTTTCTCACAAATCCCACATCCAATCACGCCCCGACCTTCTTATCCTCCTCCCCTTTCTCCACCTCCTCCGGCCGCGGCCGCGGCGCTGGGAATGTCGGGTTTCCACCTGGTGGGCAATCTGAATACGGTGCAGCGGCACCAGGGAAGCCTGACTTGGACGAATCGAAAACTGAGTCATCTGAGTCACAGCCGAGTGGACTCGGTCATGGAAGAGGCAAGCCAGTTAGCACAGGTCCAATTCTTCCCGCCTTCTCCACTTTCATTTCGTCTGTGAAAAACTCCCAACCTGGTGCTGGGCGGGGCCGAGGCACTACCGAGCCGGGACCGAGTCGATCCACCGAGTCGCGTCCCGAGTCAGAACCTCCCAAGATGGCCGAGGCCAATCTGCCTTCTAGTATTCTATCAGGTCTAGGTGGTGCCGGACGTGGAAAGCCGGTTAAACAAGAGGTGCCCGGTGAGCCTGCTAAGGAAGAGAACAGGCATCTCCGGGCCCGAAGCCAACCTCGGAGCCAGCCCCGGACCAGGCTCCAAAAAACCCCTGATGGAGATGATGCTGTTCCAGCCACGACGAAAATGGGCAGGCAGGAGGCGGTGAAGAAGGCAATGGAGTTATTATCACGCGGTGGTGGTGAAGGAGAGGTGGGGGGACGTGGAGGAGGGAGAGGGAGTTTTGTGCCTGGACGCGGAGGAGGGAGAGGTGGAGGTAGAGGTGGAGGTAGAGATAGAGGTCGAGGTAGAGGTAGAGGAAGAAGGGGTTATGGGGATAAAGAAGTAGAATATGGGTCAGGGATGTCTTTGGAGGGccatgaggaagatgaagagaaGTTTGCTCAAAGTGTTGGTGTTGAGACTATGAATACATTGGTTGAAGCTTTCGAGGAGATGAGTGGAAGAGTGTTGCCTTGTCCCATGGAGGATGAATATGTGGATGCCTTCGATACCAACTGTTCGGTGAGTGTAATTTGGTTTTCTGCTTTTTTCTTACATATCTTTATGACTGCATTCACACCTCGGGGCTTATGTGGTCTTAATtctgaaagaagaaaacaaattctaGTCTCCAACTCTTAACTTTAGAGTTTGTTTTAGCAAATGACCATTGGTTGtgcaaatatgataaaaatgataatctaTCTCaatgtatgtatgtatacatttcaaaattaaatttctggCAGAGTTTATAGATAATTCGCATGACTCAGTTAAAGAAGCAGTACCAGGTAGAACTTACAAAATGGAATCTACCCTTATAGCTGAACGTTTTCAACATGGTCACTCCTGGCATTGCTTATGATGTTTTGGAGTCTAAGAGGTTATTGTTGAACTATTTGTAAGTTGTTAGTGCAATCCACTTTAATTGTATAATATGACCTGACTTTATCGTGCTTGGTATTTGCATTGAAATTAGGCTGTCGAAATAAGAATAGTAATaaattgcttttgaaattaagaaGTTTGCGGTTCCAGATTCATATGCAATTTTGTGCTTGTGAAATTTTTGAAACTGGGTGTGTGATGATGTATGGTTTTATTTGGCTTGTTTGCAGTTTGAGTTTGAGCCAGAGTACTTGATGGGTGAGTTTGATAAAAATCCAGATATTGATGAGAAACCACCTATGCCACTTCGGGATGCACTGGAAAAGGTGAAGCCGTTCATGATGGCATATATGGGAATTAAGACTCATGAAGAGTGGGAGGTACTTTCTgtcatttttttcccttgagaCGTGACTTCATTGATATCAGGAAACTTTACAATAACTATGCAAACATTTTTGTCATGTCATATATACTTGTTTGTGAAAATAACCTTTGTTTAGTtgaagtttataatttttttgacacTTCCATCCTACCATATTGACCGTCTAGTGTGCAAATTTCTTCCTAATTTGGGGTCATTACTTGCAACGGTATCCTAAATCTCATGATCATTTACCCTTTGCAGGCTTAAAAGGCACCCATTGCTTGTCATTTAACACCTTGTTGTCTTGTGCTTTATCCACATCACTTTTGTTTGCTCTGATGTTAATGTGGTTGTGAAACTATTTCTAGTGGCTAAATCATTGTTGAACTTTATTGTGTGAAAGCTCAGTAGCATGAATGACTAAATGTTTGAAATTATCGGATATTTAGAAAAGATATATGGTGCAAGAGTTTTCATAATACTTTAATCATGGCATAATTGGGTTTTGATGTGCTCTCATATCCAGAAGTTACAATCTTTCGATGCATGACCCTCATGATTCTAATGATTGCGATGAAAGTCCTGGAATGTGTTTTGTGATTCTGGTGTTCTGGTTTCAGtttcatcaacaaacaaaagaaactaTCCAGGAAAGAGAGTGGCTGAGAGGTTTTAGAGTAACATTTTTATTGGTTGCAAAAACCTGTTTTTATAGTACTCTGTGAGAGTGTATTTTCACTCTAGTGACTCCTTGGTATATGGGTAAACTGTTGTTATGCTGACTCTTGCACTATTAATTGCTTCTGGGTTAATCCATCATCActtaattaaaagaatcaattatatttttggcAGTACCTCTTGCATTGCGACTCATGTGCTTTCGATAACTGGCATGACTAGTTGTCAATTTATGGAATTTTTGCCTTTGTTTCAGAACTTCAGTCCATCTGTAATGGATgatcttttttcatattttaaggaaaaaaggaTTGGATCTGTAACCTGTACCTTCCTAAGTTTAATATCTTTGATCTTTCACATTTACCAGGAAATTGTTGAAGAAACGATGAAGGATGCTCCGTTAATGAAAAAGATTGTTGATTCCTACAGTGGACCTGATAGAGTAAGtggaaagaaacaaaaggaagagTTAGAAAGAGTTGCAAAAACTATTCCTGCGAGTGCTCCTGATTCTGTAAAGAGTTTTGCTGATCGTGCGGTTCTTTCTCTTCAGGTTAGTATTTATGTAGACCATGTTCCAAATATCATGCTTGGTGAGGTGATGCCGTGAAGACATCACATCCATTGTCttacttttaatttcatgcaaaaGTTACAATGTTTGGTCCTTTTAACATCATTGTGCTAAAAACCTAAAACTTTCAAGTAACTGCTTTGGGGTCTGTTGGCTTGTGAATTGTAATTAATCAAATGGCACAGTTTTGTGGTGTTGCAAAACTCCATTGTTTTGTGGCATTTGGGAGGAACAAAACTTTCAGCATGTAAAAAACCATATGACACTGGTTTAACCGTGCTGCTCGCAATGTGCTTATTTGCATGATTACTATAAGCATTTCTACATGAGCAACTTCCCAAATGAGACTTTATATTGAGCCATATGTCATATGTTGTATatgattttgaatattaattgtGAACCTTTAGTGCCTTGTGTGTGGTTAGATGTCATACGCATGATTGCTTGGCGCACCCTAATGTAATGCCTTCAACCCTAGCAATTCTAGGAATCCCAGTATAGTGCTACATTACTATTTATTTCCTCTCCTTTTGATTTTCGATTTTCAGTTGCTACTCTGTAGTGTTAACTACTTATTGTTGCGAAGTGTAGAAGGaaaattttgtgttttctttggtTGGTGGTGGAATTCTTTGGGATTCATCCAGCTCATTTGTGGGTAGTTGATCCAATTAGAGTTTGACAGCCTTGTGTCCTTGCGACACTAAACAACATGATTGGCCAATTCCTCTGCCATCTTATGGTCAATTTGTATAGGCAGTAATGGAGCTATTTTTTGGGGTaatctttttagttttgttgCTGCTACTAATGTGAcctaatcaaaataattttggtagatctttatcataaaaaataaagtgtggTGAGGTGGGTGGAATGCAGCATGTATATCAACCTTTTTCTTAGTGATATTGAAATGTTAAAGATGTGTTGATCTGTAAAGACGCCCAGTGCGACCCACTCCTGAGAAATTCGCTTGAAGTTAAATATTGATGTGTCCATAGTTAAACCTGGTCCTGCTAGTGCATTGGAGCCTCATAAAGGTCCTGATGGTAAAGGGATAGGGATTGCTCTCAGCAATCTCAGGCGTGGCAGCCTCAAATGTGAGGGAACTTTGAGCTGTCTTCGAAGTGCTTGAGTTGTTTTTAGACATGTATTAGAGGAGGGCTTGAGGCTGAATTTTAGGAATTCACTAATCATTATTGGTGGCGAAGAAGATGGGCTAGGAGCTGTACAAATGTTTCTGCATCACAATCcataatttgatttttgctttgctctttttttttttgcaagtatGGTCTAGTAATAAGAGTATACATGCTCATAGACTCTTTGTGGTTGGGTATTgatttagataaatttgaagttGAATTTTCTTGGGTTTTGAGTCTTGAGGGAGTTGAAAGGTGCATGGGTTAACGTGTTTGGGCCTGTGGTCATTATACGCTGCGACCTCCGTAACATCAATGTGTTGGGATAGTGCACAAGAGTGAAATTTTGAATGGCAATGTTTGCTCAGTTTCTGAATCTGTTGTGCTGAAAATAAAGACTTTTTTGAAGCTGTTGGGGAGGGAGGTTTCTTGCTAGGCATTTCATTTATATCTTTGTGTTGCCCTGCATGATTTGAGTA
The sequence above is drawn from the Populus alba chromosome 15, ASM523922v2, whole genome shotgun sequence genome and encodes:
- the LOC118056404 gene encoding uncharacterized protein, whose translation is MRGTTIGRRIYNPCNFLTNPTSNHAPTFLSSSPFSTSSGRGRGAGNVGFPPGGQSEYGAAAPGKPDLDESKTESSESQPSGLGHGRGKPVSTGPILPAFSTFISSVKNSQPGAGRGRGTTEPGPSRSTESRPESEPPKMAEANLPSSILSGLGGAGRGKPVKQEVPGEPAKEENRHLRARSQPRSQPRTRLQKTPDGDDAVPATTKMGRQEAVKKAMELLSRGGGEGEVGGRGGGRGSFVPGRGGGRGGGRGGGRDRGRGRGRGRRGYGDKEVEYGSGMSLEGHEEDEEKFAQSVGVETMNTLVEAFEEMSGRVLPCPMEDEYVDAFDTNCSFEFEPEYLMGEFDKNPDIDEKPPMPLRDALEKVKPFMMAYMGIKTHEEWEEIVEETMKDAPLMKKIVDSYSGPDRVSGKKQKEELERVAKTIPASAPDSVKSFADRAVLSLQSNPGWGFDKKCIFMDKLAKEVSQHYK